The genomic region CCAGATGATGGTCGAAGCGGTGCCGTCGGCGCTGGTGGACAGGATGTGCGAGCGCGACACCGGATTGCCTTCGATAATCCAGGACGGCTCGATCGGCCGCAGCTCGAGATCTACATTGCAATGACTGATTTCAATCAATGTGCGCGACATCTGTTTCCTCGGGGGATAAAATATGACCTGCCCGGATCTCGGCCCGGATTGTTCAAAGATGGCGGGAACGCTAGTAGCCGATTTTTAATTCTTTCTTACGCAGGGCCCGACAATCAGCCGCAAGTTGCAGACGCGAAACGGTTAACGTCGCAATTTCCCTGCAATTTCGAGCACATGAACCCTTCTTTTCCGGGGTGCGACAAAGTGCGCGAAGCATCTGAAGGAGCCATGCCGATGCCCCTCACCCCGGAGGTTCTCAAAGCTCATGGCGAGGTCGTCGCCTGGCTCGGCAGCCTCGATGTCTCCTTCGCAACCGAAGAGGAGCCCTGGTTCACCGTTGACGGCATCGAAAGCCCCGGGCAGATCGGCGGTGACCTCCATGAGATGCGGCGGGCGGCGGATGCGCTCGAGGCGACACTCGACGACGAGGACGACGTCAACGAGGCCCCCGAGCAAATCCGCAGGGGCCTCGACCTGCCCGAGGCGAATGATCCGGTCGGTGCGCTCTACGATGCGGTGGCGGCCTCCGACGCCGTCGTGCGGGCCACCGACGGCAGCCCGTTCACGACGCTGTTCAACCGCTTCAGCATCGACACCAGCCCGATGCTGCGCAACCCGGCGGCGTAGTTACTTCGCCCATTCGCCCTTGCGAAACACCGGCACTTTGCTGCCGTCGGCGAGAATGCCGTCGATGTCGGTCTCGGCCGAGCCGATCATCCAGTCGATATGGATCAGGCTCTGGTTGCCGCCTTGCGCGGCGATCTGCTGCGGCGTGAGCTGCGCGCCGTTGACGAAGCACTTCGAGTAGCACTGGCCAAGCGCGATGTGCGAGGCCGCGTTCTCATCGAACAGCGTGTTGTAGAACAACAGTCCGCTCTGCGAGATCGGCGAGGAATGCGGCACCAGGGCCACCTCGCCGAGACGGCGCGCGCCCTCGTCGGTATCGAGCACCTTGTTCAGTACCTCCTCGCCGCGCGAAGCCTTCGCGTCGACGATCCTGCCGTCCTCGAAACGCACCGCGATGTTGTCGATCAGCGTGCCCTGGTAGGACAGCGGCTTCGAGCTCACGACATGGCCGTAGACGCGCCGGCAATGCGGCGTGGTGAAGACCTCTTCGGTTGGGATATTGGCGTTGCAGCTGATGCCGTTCTTGGAGAGCGAAGCGCCGCCTTCCCATTCATGGCCGTCGGCGAGCCCGATGGTGAGGTCAGTGCCCGGTCCCGAGTACTGGAGCGCGCGGAAACGCTGGCCGTTGAGCCAGTTGGTGCGCTCGCGCAGCACCGCATTGTGGCTCGCCCAATTGGCCGGCGCGTCGTCGCGATCGACGCGGGACGCCGCGAAGATCGCGTCCGCGAGCTTGCCGATCGCGACCTCTTCAGGATCGTTCGGAAAGACTTGCTTTGCCCAGGATGGGCTTGGATACGCAATGATGTTCCAGTTGGTATCGAAATTGACGATCTTTTCCAGCGCCGGCTGATAGGCCATGGAATTGGCCTTGCTGGCGCGCGCGACCTTGGAAGCATCTTCGCCCGACAGCAGCATCGGATTGTCGCCGACGATGGCGAGACGGGCGGTGTTGTTGGAGAACGCCTTGGCCATGCCCTCGTAGAGCCAGTTGGCGGCGCGATCGAAGCTGTCGTCGTGGCCGTGGCGGTAGCGCGCCAGCGTCATCTCTTCGTCGGAGAGAATGGGCGTCACGATGCCGGCGCCGGCCTTGTAGGCATGCACGGCAATCCGCCGCACCAGCGGCAACGCGATCGCAGGTGCCGTCAAGAGCAGATCCTGGCCCGGCCGCAAGCCCAGGCCCACCTTCACCGCCACCTCGGCCAGCCGGTCGAGCTTCACGGGATCGATGGGAGTGGAGGTGATGCGTTGATCAGTCATGCCGGGTCCTCTGCCGAACGTCTCTTGCTCAATTTAAGTCTAGCATCGCGAGACACAAGTGCGCGAGTGCCTTGCGACACCCCAAAGATAGGCAGTTTCGCGCATTTTGGTTTTCAACGCGTTGCCGATTTCAGCACCCGGTCGACCATGGCGGGAGCAAGGCCGAGGTAATTTTTCGGTGATGTCAGCGCCTCGATCGTGGCACGGTCGATTCTGACAGAGACGCGGGCGTCGGAAGACAGCGCGTCCGCCAGCGTAAGACCTTTCTCATTGGCGAGCCGGCAGGCATCATAGACCACGTCATGGGCCTCCTGCCGTCCGATCTGCGGCGCAAGCCCCATCATGACGGCTTCGGCCACGATCAGACCGCGGCTGACGGCGAGATTCTCGTTCATCTTGCTTTCATCCACGATGAGGCCGGCGAGCGCGAATTTCGCCTGGTGCAACGCGCCGGCGGTCAGCACGAAGCTCTCGGGGATCGCCATCCATTCGGCGTGCCAAGGCCCGGTGGCGCGCTCGAAATCCTGCACCATGGCATCCAGCATGAGGCCGGCATGCTGGCGCACCGCCTTGGACGCCGCGAGCATCAGTTCCGAGGAGATCGGGTTGCGCTTCTGCGGCATGGTCGAGGAAGCGCCGCGTCCCTTGACAAAGGGCTCATAGACCTCGGCGAATTCGGTCGACGCCATGATCATGATGTCGAGCGCGATCTTGCCGAGCGAGCCGGTGACCAGCGCCAGGAAATTCACGGCCTCGGCAAAACCGTCGCGTGCGACGTGCCAGGTCGAAGCGGGGACGCCGAGCCTCAGTTCGGCGCAGAGCGCTTCCTGCACCTCGAACCCCTTGTCGCCGAGCGAGGCCAGCGTGCCGGCGGCGCCGGCGAACTGACCGACCAGGACGCGCGGCTTCAACTCACTGATCCGCTCGGCGTGGCGGTCGAACATCGCGAGCCAGATCGCGGTCTTGTAGCCGAAGGTGACCGGCAGCGCCTGCTGGAGATGGGTGCGGCCCGCCATCGGCGTGTCGCGGAAGCGCTTCGAGAGGTCGGCAAGAATTGTGCGCAAGCCCGCGATGTCCCGTTCGACGATCTCAAGCCCTGCGCGCAGTTGCAACACCACGGCGGTGTCCATGATGTCCTGCGTGGTCGCACCCCAATGCACGTAGCGGCCGGCATCGCCGCATTGCTTCACCATCTGATGCACCAGCGGCAGGATCGGATAGCCGACGACATCGGTCTCCTGCCGCAACAGGTCGAAATCCAGCGCGGCAACATCGGTCCGCGCGGCGATCTGATCGGCCGCGTCCTGCGGAATCACTCCGCATCTCGCTTCCGCCTTCGCCAGTGCCACCTCGACCTCGGCATAGCGCGCGACCGTCGCGATATCGGAAAACACCTCCCGCATCTGCGGCGTGCCGAAGGCATCGCGGAACAGCATGGAATCGAGCACGGTGGTCGAGGCATGAAAAGCGGGCATGAGCGTTTCTTCGTGGTTGGTGTTTTGTGTGAGGGCAGCTTACGCACACGGAACTGTTCGGCAATGGACATTCACTATTCGTCACACATTCGATGCCGTCGCGAAGGCCAGGACAACGTCGGCAGCTGCCGCACGCCATTGCCTCAACACCGTCATTGCGAGGAGCCCTTGCGACGAAGCAATCCACGCTGGCTCCGCGGCGGCAGGCTGGATTGCTCGCAACGACGTGAGGAAATCGCGACAATCCGGCCGAAACGGCTTTATTCTAATCCAGGTTGCATTCCTCCCCGTAAACTGCATGCCTGCCATCACGCGATCGTGGTGAACCGGGCAGGCCCCTCGGCGGACTCACAGACATCAGCCGAAATCCGTTTTGCTTTCATTATTGCCCGATGTTGCCTT from Bradyrhizobium lupini harbors:
- a CDS encoding aminopeptidase encodes the protein MTDQRITSTPIDPVKLDRLAEVAVKVGLGLRPGQDLLLTAPAIALPLVRRIAVHAYKAGAGIVTPILSDEEMTLARYRHGHDDSFDRAANWLYEGMAKAFSNNTARLAIVGDNPMLLSGEDASKVARASKANSMAYQPALEKIVNFDTNWNIIAYPSPSWAKQVFPNDPEEVAIGKLADAIFAASRVDRDDAPANWASHNAVLRERTNWLNGQRFRALQYSGPGTDLTIGLADGHEWEGGASLSKNGISCNANIPTEEVFTTPHCRRVYGHVVSSKPLSYQGTLIDNIAVRFEDGRIVDAKASRGEEVLNKVLDTDEGARRLGEVALVPHSSPISQSGLLFYNTLFDENAASHIALGQCYSKCFVNGAQLTPQQIAAQGGNQSLIHIDWMIGSAETDIDGILADGSKVPVFRKGEWAK
- a CDS encoding adenylosuccinate lyase family protein, with the protein product MPAFHASTTVLDSMLFRDAFGTPQMREVFSDIATVARYAEVEVALAKAEARCGVIPQDAADQIAARTDVAALDFDLLRQETDVVGYPILPLVHQMVKQCGDAGRYVHWGATTQDIMDTAVVLQLRAGLEIVERDIAGLRTILADLSKRFRDTPMAGRTHLQQALPVTFGYKTAIWLAMFDRHAERISELKPRVLVGQFAGAAGTLASLGDKGFEVQEALCAELRLGVPASTWHVARDGFAEAVNFLALVTGSLGKIALDIMIMASTEFAEVYEPFVKGRGASSTMPQKRNPISSELMLAASKAVRQHAGLMLDAMVQDFERATGPWHAEWMAIPESFVLTAGALHQAKFALAGLIVDESKMNENLAVSRGLIVAEAVMMGLAPQIGRQEAHDVVYDACRLANEKGLTLADALSSDARVSVRIDRATIEALTSPKNYLGLAPAMVDRVLKSATR